A stretch of DNA from Maridesulfovibrio sp.:
GAAGCTGCATATTGACGAGGACCGTTTTTTATCCAACTACCAGCCGGAACCGGAATACTATGCCTACAAGGTGCTGCCAAGCATGCGCAGGCAGGACGAGCGCATAGCACGCGGGGAAGGGCATCGGCACAAGGAAGAGGTCTACAGCGCCGAATATGAGTTCAGTGTTGCCGTCGAGGTGGATGAGGAAAATGTCCGGGCCAATTTCGGGCTCGGCCTGACATATCTTGACCGAGGCGAGCTTGAGCGCGCTGTGGATGTATTCAAGAGGTTGATCAAGATGCAGGCCATATACGCCCCTGAACACAAACACCTGTTCAACGAGTTCGGCATCAGCCTGCGCAAAAACGGTATGTATGACCATGCTCTTGATTATTACCGCAAGGCCGAGGTGCTGTGCCGGGATGACGAAAACCTTTTTCTGAACATTTCCCGAGCCTACTTCGAAAAGGGCGACATTGACGGCTGCATAACCTACCTCAACAAATCCCTTGATCTCAGAACTGATTTTGACGAGGCCTGCATGTTCAGGGATTTTCTGAAGATAAACGGGTTTATGAATCATTTTGGAGAGCCTGCGGTCAGTTCGGAAACGTTGCAGACCTACCGTGCTGGCGAAGTTGCAAAAGTCAGCAAGGATGATTTTCCGCAGTCGTTCAAGGATTCCTCCGCTGATAAGGACAGGAAGACTTCCCGCAGCTCCGATCTGAAACTGGATTTTTAATTTTTGTCCGTAATTATTGCCGCCCCCGGCGTAAAACTCCGCAGGAGATTCCTTTGCCCAAGATATGGAAGCTTAGAAGTGAGGACGATACTTCTCCCTCAATACCGGCAATTGCCGAGGAACTGGGCATAACAGAGGTTCTGGCCGAGATTCTCTGGAACAGGGGATTCAGGTCCGGAAAGGAAATGGATCTGTTTCTGTCTCCGGGACTGCGCAATCTCTGTCAGCCGGATGAGATTCCCGGTCTGGAAGAGGCTGCTGCTGTGCTGGCCGAGGGGATTTCCGCAGGCAGGAAGATGGCCGTCTGGGGAGACTATGATGTGGACGGTGTCACTTCCGTGGCCGTAGTCAAATCATTCCTCAAAGATCGCGGATACGAGTGTTCCTACTACCTGCCCAACAGGCTGGAAGAAGGCTACGGCCTTAATGTGAAGGGAATATCAGGACTGCGCGAAGCTGGTATCGAGCTTCTGCTGACCGTTGACTGCGGCATAAGCAATAATGCCGAGATCGCGGCTGCAAATGAGATGGGCATGGATGTAGTGGTTTCGGATCAC
This window harbors:
- a CDS encoding tetratricopeptide repeat protein, with translation MSSSLTHGVFSSRTGQGAGVESEQGDVRKSYWFVQELGGGGYEVQALNSNDMPSGPKLHIDEDRFLSNYQPEPEYYAYKVLPSMRRQDERIARGEGHRHKEEVYSAEYEFSVAVEVDEENVRANFGLGLTYLDRGELERAVDVFKRLIKMQAIYAPEHKHLFNEFGISLRKNGMYDHALDYYRKAEVLCRDDENLFLNISRAYFEKGDIDGCITYLNKSLDLRTDFDEACMFRDFLKINGFMNHFGEPAVSSETLQTYRAGEVAKVSKDDFPQSFKDSSADKDRKTSRSSDLKLDF